From the Deltaproteobacteria bacterium genome, one window contains:
- a CDS encoding sulfurtransferase TusA family protein, with product MADIKADDSLDLRGVLCPINFVKTKLKLESMDAGQVLEIVLDDGEPIQNVPKSIKEEGHRIVEVKKEGEYFRLKIKKI from the coding sequence ATGGCAGATATAAAGGCAGATGATTCACTGGATTTAAGGGGCGTTTTATGTCCTATCAACTTTGTAAAGACAAAGCTTAAGCTTGAGAGTATGGATGCAGGCCAGGTTTTAGAGATTGTGTTGGATGACGGAGAGCCGATACAGAATGTTCCAAAGAGCATAAAGGAGGAAGGACACAGGATTGTTGAGGTGAAGAAAGAAGGGGAATATTTCAGGCTTAAAATAAAGAAGATATAG
- a CDS encoding NIL domain-containing protein, producing the protein MKKRFYLTYPPEFIKEPFIYQVGKLYKVVTNIRQANISDKLGLVALELEGEAGEIDKAVKFLSDKGIKVEPIELDVIE; encoded by the coding sequence TTGAAAAAACGATTTTACCTTACCTATCCGCCTGAATTTATCAAGGAACCATTTATATATCAGGTCGGCAAATTGTATAAGGTCGTGACGAATATAAGACAGGCAAATATATCGGACAAACTTGGCCTTGTAGCGCTGGAGTTGGAAGGTGAGGCTGGCGAGATAGATAAGGCTGTCAAGTTCCTATCCGATAAAGGTATTAAGGTAGAGCCCATAGAGTTGGATGTTATAGAATAA
- a CDS encoding 4Fe-4S binding protein: MVDKFIEDKVTRIPVKKDGQEVKVDFNDLKSGGFIKQRQKDQFTVRLRCPGGRIDTKKLIEISKIADKYSKKSVVHLSFRQSLEILYVDYKDFDNMVRDLEKIGQKVASCGPRVRVPTACGGCEYNPNGLTDTQAMARMVDEKYFGTACYHKFKISFSGCPIDCARTKEMDLGFQGVVEPIWDEDTCTGCTICSKACKEGAIVAHPETGKPIYDPLKCIWCGDCIRACPTESWQAKRYGHFVRIGGRHGRHPRQSDDAAIFIPDEKVPEVIEKTIEWYKINGKRGERIGSTIDRVGLDSYMKFMEPVFKSGEPITTGKVHKWQI, from the coding sequence ATGGTTGACAAGTTTATAGAGGACAAGGTAACCCGCATCCCCGTTAAAAAAGACGGCCAGGAGGTAAAGGTAGATTTCAATGACCTCAAATCCGGCGGTTTTATAAAACAGCGTCAAAAGGATCAGTTTACAGTAAGGCTCAGGTGCCCTGGCGGAAGGATTGATACAAAAAAATTGATTGAGATTTCAAAAATAGCGGATAAATACAGCAAAAAAAGCGTGGTGCATTTAAGCTTCAGGCAATCTCTTGAGATACTTTATGTTGACTATAAAGACTTTGACAACATGGTCAGAGACCTTGAGAAGATAGGCCAGAAGGTTGCATCTTGCGGCCCGCGGGTAAGGGTGCCAACCGCATGCGGGGGTTGTGAATACAATCCAAATGGTCTGACAGACACTCAGGCAATGGCAAGGATGGTTGATGAAAAATATTTCGGCACTGCGTGTTATCATAAATTCAAGATTTCATTCTCCGGCTGTCCAATTGACTGTGCAAGGACAAAAGAGATGGATCTTGGCTTTCAGGGAGTGGTGGAGCCTATATGGGATGAGGATACATGCACAGGCTGTACAATATGCAGCAAGGCTTGCAAGGAAGGCGCTATAGTAGCTCACCCTGAAACAGGAAAACCCATATACGACCCGCTGAAGTGCATCTGGTGCGGCGATTGCATAAGGGCATGCCCTACAGAATCATGGCAGGCAAAGAGATACGGCCATTTTGTAAGGATTGGCGGAAGGCATGGCAGACATCCGAGACAGTCGGACGATGCAGCCATTTTTATCCCGGACGAAAAGGTTCCTGAGGTTATAGAAAAAACGATTGAGTGGTACAAAATAAATGGAAAGAGGGGCGAGCGTATTGGTTCAACCATTGACAGGGTCGGGCTGGACAGCTATATGAAATTTATGGAGCCTGTTTTTAAAAGCGGCGAACCGATAACAACAGGAAAGGTGCACAAATGGCAGATATAA
- a CDS encoding ubiquitin-like small modifier protein 1, translating into MSVKVRIPTPLRKLTNGQDEVSAEGKTVKDVIDDMERNYPGLKERICEGDGKLRRFVNIYVNDEDIRFKNNIDTELKKGDDVSIIPAIAGGIH; encoded by the coding sequence ATGTCTGTAAAGGTAAGGATCCCGACGCCGCTTAGAAAGCTGACCAATGGTCAGGATGAGGTTTCTGCAGAAGGCAAGACTGTAAAAGATGTTATAGACGATATGGAAAGGAATTATCCAGGCTTAAAAGAAAGGATATGCGAGGGTGACGGCAAACTCCGACGTTTTGTAAATATCTATGTCAATGACGAGGATATAAGATTCAAAAATAATATAGACACAGAGCTTAAAAAGGGCGATGATGTTTCCATTATCCCTGCTATCGCCGGAGGAATACATTGA